One window of the Chryseobacterium camelliae genome contains the following:
- a CDS encoding helix-turn-helix domain-containing protein, whose product MDEKFVSIYKTAGKNLRDQRKEKNMSQQQLADLAGKIDRSKISDIENGKEDFLFSTLLKICIALDINVDDLLKTNS is encoded by the coding sequence ATGGATGAAAAATTTGTATCGATCTATAAAACAGCAGGTAAAAACTTGAGAGATCAGCGAAAAGAAAAAAACATGTCCCAGCAGCAATTGGCAGATTTAGCTGGTAAAATTGATCGATCAAAAATTAGTGACATCGAAAATGGTAAAGAAGATTTTTTGTTTTCTACTTTGTTGAAAATTTGTATTGCGTTAGATATAAATGTTGATGACCTACTAAAAACTAACTCTTAA
- a CDS encoding helix-turn-helix transcriptional regulator, with protein MKLNRLKEVFDERGVKNRTLAAVLNKSESTISLWRNNKRQPSLEEFYIIAKLLRINIHDLIESTKWESEKSLTYEQISKKEKK; from the coding sequence ATGAAATTAAACAGACTAAAAGAAGTTTTCGACGAGAGGGGTGTAAAAAACAGGACATTAGCCGCTGTTTTAAATAAATCAGAGTCCACTATATCCTTGTGGAGAAACAATAAAAGACAGCCATCCTTAGAAGAATTTTATATTATTGCAAAATTACTTCGCATCAATATTCATGATCTTATTGAAAGTACAAAATGGGAAAGCGAAAAATCTTTGACTTACGAACAAATATCAAAGAAGGAGAAGAAATAA
- a CDS encoding amidohydrolase family protein produces the protein MKIFDSHFHIINPDYPLVENNGYLPPAFKVEDYQASIKEHQVMGGAVVSGSFQAFDQHYLIDALKRLGGNFFGVANIPVNISDEELETLDKTGVVAVRFNIKRGGSEKPEHIGRLSNYLYEKLNWHTELYVDSKDLKDLKTVLASIPKFSIDHLGLSNEGLDDLYYWVEKGVKIKATGFGRIDFDPVPVMKQIYSINPDALMFGTDLPSTRAKVPFTEKDIQVIRDHFSREEQEKICFTNAAEWYGMKI, from the coding sequence ATGAAAATATTTGATTCACATTTCCATATTATCAATCCCGACTATCCACTGGTAGAAAACAATGGCTATTTACCGCCGGCTTTTAAGGTAGAGGATTACCAGGCATCTATAAAAGAACACCAGGTCATGGGTGGAGCCGTAGTGTCCGGGTCTTTCCAGGCATTTGATCAGCACTACCTCATCGATGCCCTGAAACGCTTAGGCGGGAATTTTTTCGGTGTCGCCAATATACCGGTGAACATCAGTGATGAGGAATTGGAAACCCTGGATAAAACTGGTGTTGTAGCCGTACGCTTCAACATTAAACGAGGCGGTTCTGAAAAACCGGAACATATTGGACGCCTATCCAACTACCTCTATGAAAAACTGAACTGGCACACAGAATTGTATGTCGACAGCAAAGACCTTAAAGACCTGAAAACAGTACTGGCCAGCATCCCGAAATTTTCCATTGACCATTTAGGCCTTTCCAACGAAGGATTAGATGATCTGTATTACTGGGTTGAAAAAGGGGTCAAAATTAAAGCGACAGGATTCGGGAGGATCGATTTTGATCCGGTACCGGTCATGAAACAGATCTACAGCATCAATCCGGATGCGCTGATGTTCGGGACTGACCTGCCTTCCACCCGTGCAAAAGTACCCTTCACGGAAAAAGATATTCAGGTGATCAGGGATCATTTTTCCCGCGAAGAACAGGAAAAAATATGCTTCACCAATGCCGCTGAATGGTACGGAATGAAAATATAG
- a CDS encoding SMI1/KNR4 family protein, producing the protein MTLNEIEKEHGFTYSELYKRLEQDGMLDVGEYGPEWYSTVYPKLKENPTLLLHTYDFELLSTDAVNEAITELADPEDYRQIKPEFRFIPFGQSGAGDHYCFFLNEQDGDDIPVVLVWHDSIEVHYLARNLQDYIFRTLLTDMSEQDIYNEVSDEEFRSNLSHVLKTHTKYLTETQAGILQDVFSREIMDYEVEMPGGRKEKQRGLLTDTELHTILAETIPFEKMNVTFEYADE; encoded by the coding sequence ATGACATTAAATGAAATTGAAAAGGAACATGGATTCACCTATTCTGAGCTGTACAAGCGATTGGAACAGGACGGAATGCTTGATGTAGGAGAATACGGCCCCGAATGGTACAGCACCGTTTATCCGAAGCTAAAAGAAAATCCCACGCTCTTATTGCACACCTATGATTTTGAATTGCTCAGTACAGATGCCGTGAATGAAGCCATCACAGAACTTGCCGATCCTGAAGACTACAGGCAGATCAAGCCGGAATTCAGATTTATACCCTTTGGCCAGAGCGGCGCAGGCGACCATTACTGTTTTTTTCTGAACGAACAGGACGGCGATGATATTCCTGTCGTATTGGTATGGCATGACAGCATCGAAGTCCATTATCTTGCCAGGAACCTTCAGGACTATATTTTCAGGACCCTGCTGACCGATATGTCTGAACAGGATATTTATAATGAGGTCAGCGATGAAGAATTCAGGAGCAATCTGAGCCATGTCCTGAAAACGCATACGAAATACCTGACCGAAACCCAGGCCGGTATTTTACAGGATGTATTTTCAAGAGAGATCATGGACTATGAAGTTGAAATGCCGGGAGGACGGAAAGAAAAGCAAAGAGGGCTGTTAACCGATACGGAATTGCATACAATACTGGCAGAAACGATTCCGTTTGAAAAAATGAATGTAACATTTGAATATGCTGATGAATAA
- a CDS encoding bacteriocin-like protein produces MKNLKKLDKKELSAIKGAGPYCMEPKRICDEWETGCGCVYL; encoded by the coding sequence ATGAAAAATCTAAAAAAATTAGACAAAAAAGAATTGTCTGCCATCAAAGGTGCAGGTCCGTACTGTATGGAACCTAAAAGAATTTGTGATGAGTGGGAAACAGGCTGCGGCTGCGTTTACCTTTAA
- a CDS encoding NAD(P)H-dependent oxidoreductase — MALVILGHPDIEKSLANRTIIEELKISDPAVEIRDLGNLYPDYHIDARAEQEALLRHKAVIFQYPLYWYSMPAILKHWFDTVFEYQFAYGSQGGKLKDKYFIPSFTVGAPEREYNPLGEHHFRVHEFCKNLEQTAYYAGMKYTDPVYFHGTSVNAGYTEEDIKAKARLHARKLTKKLAELQI; from the coding sequence ATGGCACTCGTTATTCTCGGGCATCCCGATATTGAAAAGTCCCTGGCGAACAGGACGATTATTGAAGAACTTAAAATCAGCGATCCGGCAGTTGAAATCAGGGACCTTGGCAATCTTTACCCGGATTATCATATTGATGCCAGGGCTGAACAGGAAGCCCTGCTGAGGCATAAAGCGGTCATTTTCCAATATCCGCTCTATTGGTATTCGATGCCGGCAATTTTAAAGCACTGGTTCGATACTGTTTTTGAATACCAGTTTGCGTACGGTTCACAGGGCGGCAAGCTCAAGGACAAATATTTCATCCCGAGCTTTACCGTGGGCGCTCCTGAACGTGAATACAATCCCCTGGGAGAACATCATTTCAGGGTCCATGAATTCTGCAAAAACCTGGAGCAGACAGCCTACTATGCCGGAATGAAATACACAGATCCGGTCTATTTCCACGGAACCTCGGTGAATGCAGGATATACCGAAGAAGATATCAAAGCAAAAGCAAGGCTCCATGCACGGAAACTGACGAAAAAACTGGCGGAACTTCAAATTTAA
- a CDS encoding winged helix-turn-helix transcriptional regulator, with the protein MKKECTGSQVKLGDKVYPCTVSLAMGLVGGKWKTVILYHLKEGGKRYSELRKELFSVTEMTLSLQLKQLEKDGLVSRAVFGEKPPVKVVYSLTAFGETFIPVLDAITQWGNGIAEKKGSFTG; encoded by the coding sequence ATGAAAAAAGAGTGTACCGGCAGTCAGGTGAAATTAGGAGACAAAGTATATCCGTGCACGGTAAGCCTTGCGATGGGCCTGGTAGGAGGGAAGTGGAAAACCGTGATCCTTTATCACCTGAAAGAGGGTGGGAAAAGATACAGTGAGCTCCGGAAAGAGCTGTTTTCGGTTACGGAAATGACGCTGAGCCTCCAGCTGAAGCAGCTGGAGAAGGACGGACTGGTTTCCAGAGCGGTTTTCGGGGAGAAGCCGCCTGTAAAAGTGGTGTATTCGCTCACCGCATTCGGCGAGACCTTTATTCCTGTCCTGGATGCCATTACACAGTGGGGAAACGGGATTGCAGAGAAAAAAGGTTCTTTTACAGGATAG
- a CDS encoding GNAT family N-acetyltransferase, whose amino-acid sequence MHAHKIDPEGFLDIRSLGKLNYDPLPDWGLNGYTTDKILAVCSIETPNEFEMILREKNQPYQKNWKQYDIEVLNTIISEGHSFGAFYQNELIGWAICSFRAGTRSLVIENMLVSEPFRGQNIGRMLIKAANREARLLGCRIVELETQNTNYPAVKFYQNCGFSITGWNSKRYEGSTETAVFMSYDLI is encoded by the coding sequence ATGCACGCACATAAAATTGATCCGGAAGGATTTCTAGACATCAGGTCGTTGGGGAAACTCAATTATGACCCTTTACCCGATTGGGGACTGAACGGCTACACCACAGACAAAATCCTTGCTGTCTGCAGCATAGAAACCCCCAATGAATTTGAAATGATCTTAAGGGAGAAGAACCAGCCTTATCAGAAAAACTGGAAACAGTATGACATAGAAGTGCTGAATACCATCATCAGCGAAGGCCATTCTTTCGGGGCATTTTACCAGAATGAACTCATCGGATGGGCCATCTGCAGCTTCAGGGCCGGAACAAGGAGCCTTGTCATAGAAAACATGCTGGTAAGTGAACCTTTCCGGGGGCAGAACATCGGAAGGATGCTGATCAAGGCCGCTAACCGGGAAGCACGTTTACTGGGCTGCCGCATCGTGGAACTGGAAACGCAGAATACCAATTATCCTGCGGTAAAATTCTACCAGAACTGTGGCTTTTCCATTACGGGATGGAACTCCAAGCGCTATGAAGGCTCTACGGAAACGGCCGTATTCATGAGCTATGATTTAATATAA
- the pafA gene encoding alkaline phosphatase PafA: MLRKISLAAAAVLSVITINAQKNKNTRLERPKLMVGLVVDQMRWDYLYRFYDKFGNDGFKRLLNTGYSLNNVHINYVPTVTAIGHTSIYTGSVPAIHGIAGNDWTDKETGKNVYCTTDESVKPVGTANTKTGSHSPKNLWSTTVTDELKLATNFQGKVIGVSLKDRASILPAGHTPNGAFWFDDSTGNFVTSSWYMNDLPQWVKSFNAQNLPDQLVANGWNTLLPIGEYTESSPDNSSWEGLLGSAKTPTFPYSNLAKDYQAKKDNIRYTPFGNTLTLKLAEASIAGEQLGADQITDFLAINLASTDYAGHKYGPNSIEVEDVYLRLDRDLAQFFNYLDTKVGKGKYTIFLSADHGGAHSEGFLLEHKINTGFFGETTQKDINLKLKEKFGVDNLINAIDNYQVYFDRKLLAEHQLKLEEVVDFAVTEIEKDPTDLYAVSVLKVQQATIPEPIKQRIINGINRQRSGDIQLVAHDSMLPSYAKTGTSHSVWNSYDSHIPLIFMGWGIEHGESNKAYNMTDIAPTVSALLRIQFPSGNIGNPITEVIGR, translated from the coding sequence ATGCTAAGGAAAATTTCGCTTGCGGCAGCCGCTGTACTGTCCGTAATCACAATCAATGCTCAGAAGAATAAAAATACCCGGCTGGAAAGGCCGAAACTGATGGTCGGCCTGGTGGTGGACCAGATGCGATGGGATTACCTGTACCGTTTCTATGATAAATTCGGTAACGACGGGTTCAAAAGATTGCTTAATACAGGATATTCTTTAAACAATGTCCATATCAATTACGTACCTACCGTAACGGCGATAGGCCATACCAGTATTTACACGGGTTCCGTACCGGCGATTCATGGGATTGCGGGGAACGACTGGACAGATAAGGAAACCGGAAAGAATGTGTATTGTACTACCGATGAAAGCGTAAAGCCGGTAGGTACTGCCAATACAAAAACAGGAAGCCATTCCCCGAAAAACCTCTGGTCTACTACGGTAACTGATGAGCTGAAGCTGGCGACCAATTTCCAGGGAAAAGTAATCGGGGTTTCTTTAAAAGACAGGGCATCGATCCTTCCGGCAGGCCACACGCCGAACGGCGCGTTCTGGTTTGATGATTCCACCGGGAATTTCGTCACCAGCAGCTGGTACATGAATGACCTGCCTCAGTGGGTAAAATCGTTCAATGCCCAGAACCTTCCGGACCAGCTGGTTGCCAACGGCTGGAATACCCTGCTGCCGATCGGTGAATATACCGAAAGCAGCCCGGATAATTCCTCATGGGAAGGTCTTTTGGGAAGCGCTAAAACACCAACGTTCCCGTACAGCAACCTGGCAAAGGATTACCAGGCTAAAAAAGACAATATCCGGTATACGCCTTTCGGCAATACCCTTACCCTGAAACTGGCAGAGGCTTCTATCGCCGGAGAACAGCTGGGTGCGGATCAGATCACCGATTTCCTGGCCATCAACCTCGCGTCTACCGATTATGCAGGGCACAAATACGGTCCTAATTCCATTGAAGTGGAAGACGTCTATCTAAGGCTGGACCGTGATCTTGCCCAGTTCTTTAACTATCTGGACACAAAAGTAGGAAAGGGGAAATATACCATTTTCCTTTCTGCTGACCATGGCGGAGCCCACTCTGAAGGTTTCCTGCTGGAACATAAAATCAATACCGGCTTCTTCGGGGAAACCACCCAAAAGGACATCAACCTGAAGCTGAAAGAAAAATTCGGGGTAGACAACCTGATCAATGCTATTGATAATTACCAGGTTTATTTTGACCGAAAGCTCCTGGCTGAGCATCAACTGAAGCTGGAAGAAGTCGTGGATTTTGCCGTAACCGAGATCGAGAAAGATCCTACAGACCTTTATGCCGTATCTGTGCTGAAAGTGCAGCAGGCTACCATTCCTGAACCGATCAAGCAAAGGATCATCAACGGGATCAACAGGCAGCGCAGCGGGGATATCCAGCTGGTCGCACACGATTCCATGCTGCCTTCTTACGCCAAAACCGGAACATCACACAGTGTATGGAATTCTTATGACTCACATATCCCCCTGATCTTTATGGGGTGGGGAATAGAGCATGGAGAAAGCAACAAAGCCTATAACATGACGGATATTGCGCCTACGGTTTCTGCACTGCTAAGGATCCAGTTCCCAAGCGGGAATATCGGGAATCCTATCACGGAAGTGATCGGCAGATAG
- a CDS encoding Crp/Fnr family transcriptional regulator produces the protein MVICENLLFSHGAKTQNYKPGEFIFHEGSSTKFYFQIRTGTVKLTNFHEDGKEFIHGLPFEGHCFAETYLFTDKEYAINAIAVTECDIIKIEKNRFHDLVTQKPSLMLSVYNYTADRMHYKYVMSAPLSMMNPFSRLKKFFDHIKVYFGYKEPYSFFIPYTRQQLASLTGLRTETVIRTIKKMEREKLVRLDNSKIYY, from the coding sequence ATGGTAATTTGTGAAAACTTGCTGTTTTCTCATGGAGCAAAAACCCAGAATTATAAACCAGGCGAATTTATCTTTCACGAAGGGAGCTCTACAAAATTTTATTTTCAGATCAGGACCGGGACGGTTAAACTGACCAATTTTCATGAAGATGGTAAAGAATTTATCCACGGGCTTCCTTTTGAAGGTCATTGCTTTGCCGAAACGTATCTTTTTACAGATAAGGAATATGCAATTAATGCGATTGCCGTAACGGAATGCGACATTATTAAAATAGAAAAAAACAGGTTCCATGATCTTGTTACCCAAAAGCCCAGCCTTATGCTGAGCGTCTACAATTATACGGCAGACAGGATGCATTATAAATATGTGATGTCTGCCCCGCTTTCTATGATGAATCCTTTTTCCAGGCTGAAAAAATTCTTCGATCATATCAAGGTTTATTTCGGCTATAAAGAACCTTATTCGTTCTTTATCCCGTATACACGTCAGCAATTAGCCTCCCTTACCGGATTGCGCACCGAGACGGTGATCCGGACCATCAAGAAAATGGAACGTGAAAAGCTGGTGAGGCTCGACAACAGTAAAATCTATTATTAA
- a CDS encoding barstar family protein, with the protein MKNIYIDFSDIGDDEDFYAQLKEKCTLPEYFGNNLDALYDIITGGMEMPLNLEFVNMTVDQLETFEDLLATLEEAEEEVEGFTFSYYLEQYEDEDEE; encoded by the coding sequence ATGAAGAATATATATATTGATTTCAGCGATATAGGAGATGATGAAGACTTCTATGCGCAACTGAAGGAAAAGTGCACGCTCCCGGAGTATTTCGGGAATAACCTGGATGCACTGTACGACATCATTACGGGCGGAATGGAAATGCCGCTGAACCTGGAATTCGTTAATATGACGGTGGACCAGCTGGAAACCTTTGAAGACCTTCTTGCTACGCTGGAAGAAGCAGAGGAAGAAGTAGAGGGTTTCACGTTCAGCTATTACCTCGAACAATATGAAGATGAGGATGAAGAATAA
- a CDS encoding matrixin family metalloprotease has protein sequence MGLGYRPGNACIASSFRLSKNKTDEQLFKIAVHELGHTQGLQHCPVKTCFMRSAEGKNPTDEETGFCRKCQTFLMNKNWKII, from the coding sequence ATGGGCCTGGGCTACAGACCCGGAAATGCATGTATAGCGTCTTCATTCCGGCTGAGCAAAAATAAGACTGACGAACAGCTTTTTAAAATAGCCGTTCATGAGCTCGGCCATACACAGGGACTACAGCACTGCCCTGTAAAAACATGTTTTATGAGGAGTGCAGAAGGTAAGAACCCGACGGATGAAGAGACGGGTTTCTGCCGGAAGTGCCAGACTTTTTTAATGAATAAAAACTGGAAAATTATCTGA
- a CDS encoding ribonuclease domain-containing protein: MNGKTRSLFFILAGFAAGMLLMYGITSFKNGSINRSHTASVEYGSMSGSPETDGTFQQSIEELTRDQTVTRYIQQNHRLPDYYITKKEARAKGWNPSQGNLCEILPGKAIGGDRFGNREGSLPQGAEYYEADVNYHCGGRNADRIVFTRDGDVYLTKDHYKSFKKQ, encoded by the coding sequence ATGAACGGTAAAACAAGGTCACTTTTCTTTATACTGGCAGGTTTCGCGGCAGGTATGCTGCTGATGTACGGTATTACTTCTTTTAAAAACGGAAGCATCAACCGTTCCCATACGGCATCGGTTGAATACGGAAGCATGTCCGGAAGTCCTGAAACTGATGGAACTTTTCAGCAATCCATTGAGGAGCTCACCCGGGATCAGACCGTCACCCGATATATACAACAGAACCACCGGCTGCCGGACTATTATATCACTAAGAAAGAAGCCAGGGCAAAAGGCTGGAATCCTTCTCAGGGAAACCTCTGTGAGATATTACCGGGAAAAGCCATTGGAGGCGACCGTTTCGGGAACCGTGAAGGGAGCCTTCCGCAGGGAGCCGAGTATTATGAAGCCGATGTCAATTACCATTGCGGCGGCAGAAATGCTGACCGGATTGTTTTTACCCGGGACGGAGATGTTTATCTGACCAAAGACCATTACAAAAGCTTTAAAAAGCAATAA
- the nadE gene encoding NAD(+) synthase — translation MQTQKIIDHIVNWLKEYAVKANVKGYVIGVSGGVDSGVVSTLCAMTGLDVLLIEMPIRQKADQVNRAQEHIEDLKRRFPNVKGHTVNLTPVFESFEGIVSDHAEGNANNNLALANTRSRFRMLTLYYFGQLHGLLVCGTGNKVEDFGIGFYTKYGDGGVDVSPIADLYKTEVYQLAGALDLIESIKNAIPTDGLWDAERTDEDQIGATYPELEKIQKEYGTKAVEEYEGRDKEVFMIFDRMHKAARHKMVPIPVCDIPEEWRQ, via the coding sequence ATGCAGACACAGAAAATCATAGACCATATTGTCAACTGGCTGAAGGAGTACGCCGTAAAGGCCAATGTGAAAGGATACGTTATCGGCGTTTCCGGAGGCGTGGATTCCGGAGTGGTTTCCACACTCTGCGCCATGACAGGGCTGGATGTCCTCCTTATTGAAATGCCGATCCGCCAGAAAGCCGACCAGGTGAACCGCGCCCAAGAACATATTGAGGATCTTAAAAGAAGGTTTCCGAATGTAAAAGGCCATACGGTAAACCTGACCCCGGTTTTTGAAAGCTTTGAAGGCATTGTCAGCGATCATGCGGAGGGAAATGCCAACAACAATTTAGCGCTTGCTAACACCAGGTCCAGGTTCAGGATGCTGACGCTGTATTATTTCGGACAGCTTCACGGGCTGCTTGTGTGCGGTACCGGAAACAAGGTGGAGGATTTCGGGATCGGATTTTATACCAAATACGGTGATGGCGGTGTAGATGTCTCCCCTATTGCAGACCTGTACAAAACGGAAGTGTACCAGCTGGCCGGAGCCCTGGACCTGATCGAAAGCATTAAGAATGCAATTCCAACCGATGGATTATGGGATGCGGAGAGGACTGATGAAGACCAGATTGGCGCCACCTATCCGGAACTGGAAAAAATACAGAAGGAATACGGCACTAAAGCTGTTGAAGAATACGAAGGGCGCGACAAAGAGGTATTTATGATCTTTGACAGGATGCATAAAGCGGCACGCCACAAAATGGTGCCTATCCCGGTTTGTGACATTCCGGAGGAGTGGAGGCAATAA
- a CDS encoding gliding motility protein GldB, giving the protein MKILRISALALLMAAGLVSCKKESGNQWDVELKNPVEKVEVTDISKEFYDPKVSLEKFKAEFPWFQGTVTDEDYVKRRSDANEIKIYKEAAAKIDRQKLEKDLGELFSHIRYYFPKFKAPKVYLFSSALQMVQDPIIYDAQGNQVFIDITGFMGDGNAHYKGLELYFQKSMNPQNIVPKVSLIFAENTVPPSADHQKFIDQLVYNGKLMVLQDAFLPGYPDYLKINYTQKQYEWAKSNEANIWNYFVESNLIFSEDPRLAGRFISPGPFSKFYTEIDNESSPQIGIFTGWQICKAYLKQKPDTQLTDFLKMDATTIFNASGYKPKN; this is encoded by the coding sequence ATGAAAATTTTAAGAATTTCCGCACTTGCATTACTTATGGCTGCCGGATTGGTTTCCTGCAAAAAAGAATCCGGTAACCAATGGGACGTAGAACTTAAAAATCCGGTTGAAAAAGTAGAAGTGACCGATATTTCAAAGGAATTTTATGATCCTAAGGTTTCCCTGGAGAAGTTCAAAGCAGAATTCCCATGGTTCCAGGGAACGGTCACTGATGAAGACTACGTTAAAAGAAGGTCGGATGCCAACGAAATTAAAATCTATAAGGAAGCGGCAGCTAAAATAGACCGGCAGAAACTGGAAAAAGACCTGGGAGAGCTGTTTTCCCACATCCGGTACTATTTCCCGAAATTCAAAGCTCCCAAGGTATATCTGTTTTCATCTGCACTCCAGATGGTGCAGGACCCGATCATCTATGATGCGCAGGGAAACCAGGTGTTCATTGATATCACAGGGTTTATGGGGGATGGCAATGCCCATTACAAAGGGCTTGAGCTGTACTTCCAGAAATCCATGAACCCGCAGAATATCGTTCCTAAAGTATCCCTGATTTTTGCGGAAAATACCGTTCCGCCGTCAGCGGACCACCAGAAGTTTATCGATCAGCTGGTTTACAACGGGAAACTGATGGTCCTGCAGGATGCTTTCCTTCCCGGTTATCCGGATTACCTGAAAATAAACTATACCCAGAAACAGTATGAATGGGCAAAAAGCAATGAAGCCAACATCTGGAATTATTTCGTGGAAAGCAACCTGATTTTCAGTGAAGATCCCAGGTTAGCGGGACGCTTTATTTCGCCCGGGCCTTTTTCAAAGTTCTACACCGAAATTGATAATGAATCTTCTCCACAGATCGGAATTTTCACCGGATGGCAGATCTGCAAAGCCTACCTGAAACAGAAACCGGATACCCAGCTGACCGATTTCCTGAAAATGGATGCCACCACAATTTTTAATGCGTCCGGATATAAACCTAAAAATTAA
- the gldC gene encoding gliding motility protein GldC codes for MRKTQITIDVELDENHIPENITWNAQDGGIEKEETKATMISVWDDKTMEALRIDLWTKEMPVDQMKMFIHQILVSLGNTYQRATGEEDVAQWMEEIAEEFAVKSAIKM; via the coding sequence ATGAGAAAAACTCAGATAACGATAGATGTTGAGCTGGATGAAAACCACATCCCGGAAAACATCACCTGGAATGCACAGGACGGCGGAATAGAAAAAGAAGAGACCAAAGCGACCATGATCTCCGTATGGGATGACAAAACGATGGAAGCACTGCGGATCGACTTATGGACCAAGGAAATGCCTGTAGACCAGATGAAGATGTTCATCCATCAGATCCTGGTTTCTCTGGGAAATACATACCAGCGTGCTACCGGAGAAGAGGATGTAGCCCAGTGGATGGAGGAGATCGCAGAGGAATTTGCGGTAAAATCGGCAATAAAAATGTAA
- a CDS encoding cystathionine gamma-synthase has product MNFNTKVIHGGQHHESATGSVNVPVFLTSTFAQKSPGVHSGYEYSRAANPTRQALEDSLASIENGARGLAFGSGLAAIDCVLKLLNPGDEVIAVDDLYGGTYRMFTRLFEKYQLKFTFVNFDDVSKIADKITGNTRLIWVETPTNPLMKLVDIKAVVDMAKGKDILVAVDNTFATPYLQRPIDMGADIVMHSATKYLGGHSDVIAGALIAKDAELGEKLHFIQFASGGILGPHDSYLVLRGIKTLALRVQRHSENGMAVAEYLESHPAVDRVIYPGLKSHPQYELAKSQMKDFGGMVSFTFKSGKKEDAINFLEKLKVFTLAESLGGVESLANHPALMTHASIPAEKRAELGITDDLVRLSVGIEDAEDLIADLERAFS; this is encoded by the coding sequence ATGAATTTCAACACCAAAGTAATACACGGGGGACAGCACCACGAATCGGCTACCGGTTCCGTGAATGTTCCCGTTTTCCTGACTTCAACATTTGCTCAGAAAAGCCCTGGAGTACATTCCGGATATGAATATTCCAGAGCGGCCAATCCTACCAGACAGGCTCTGGAAGATTCCCTGGCCAGCATTGAAAACGGCGCCAGAGGCCTTGCCTTCGGTTCCGGACTTGCGGCAATCGACTGTGTGCTTAAACTGCTTAATCCCGGCGATGAGGTGATTGCCGTAGATGACCTTTACGGCGGTACGTACAGGATGTTTACCCGCCTTTTTGAAAAGTATCAACTGAAGTTCACCTTCGTAAATTTCGATGATGTTTCAAAAATTGCAGATAAGATTACGGGAAATACGCGTCTGATCTGGGTAGAAACCCCTACCAATCCGCTGATGAAATTAGTGGACATTAAAGCGGTAGTGGACATGGCGAAAGGAAAAGACATCCTGGTTGCTGTTGACAATACGTTTGCTACGCCTTACCTTCAGAGGCCTATCGATATGGGAGCGGATATTGTGATGCATTCTGCCACCAAATACCTGGGAGGGCATTCGGATGTCATTGCCGGAGCGCTGATCGCGAAAGATGCCGAACTGGGCGAAAAATTACACTTTATCCAGTTTGCAAGCGGCGGAATTCTCGGGCCGCATGATTCGTACCTGGTGCTGAGAGGGATCAAAACCCTTGCATTACGGGTTCAGCGGCATTCTGAAAACGGAATGGCGGTAGCGGAATACCTGGAATCCCATCCTGCTGTGGACAGAGTGATTTATCCGGGACTAAAATCCCATCCGCAATATGAACTGGCAAAATCCCAGATGAAGGATTTCGGAGGGATGGTTTCATTTACCTTTAAATCCGGTAAAAAAGAAGATGCCATCAATTTCCTTGAGAAGCTGAAAGTATTTACCCTTGCAGAATCTTTGGGCGGAGTGGAATCTCTGGCCAATCACCCGGCATTGATGACACACGCTTCCATTCCGGCTGAAAAACGTGCGGAGCTGGGCATCACCGATGACCTGGTACGTTTAAGTGTAGGTATCGAAGATGCAGAAGACCTGATCGCTGATCTGGAAAGAGCATTTTCTTAA